The proteins below come from a single Limisphaera ngatamarikiensis genomic window:
- a CDS encoding carbon-nitrogen hydrolase, protein MTRKSKNVRPRRVRIGLIQAAATPDPDENLQRTLRAARQAARQGARIICTQELFRSVYFCQCENHDFFRLAEPIPGPTTRAFQKLARDEQVVVIASLFERRAPGLYHNTAAVIDADGSLAGIYRKMHIPDDPLYYEKFYFTPGDLGFRAFATRHARVGVLICWDQWYPEAARLTALQGAEILFYPTAIGWHPSEKAEHGQTQHDAWEIIQRSHAVANGCYVAAVNRVGHERLPEAPGDGIEFWGQSFVAGPSGEILARASADREEILVTELDLDALDLTRTHWPFLRDRRIDAYEGLTRRWIDPSAPPASR, encoded by the coding sequence ATGACCCGCAAATCCAAGAACGTTCGTCCCCGGCGGGTGCGCATCGGCCTGATCCAGGCCGCTGCGACCCCGGATCCCGATGAAAACCTGCAGCGCACCCTGCGCGCCGCGCGACAAGCGGCCCGTCAGGGTGCCCGGATCATTTGCACGCAGGAACTGTTCCGTTCCGTCTATTTCTGCCAATGCGAGAACCACGACTTTTTCCGGCTGGCCGAACCCATTCCGGGCCCCACCACCCGCGCGTTTCAAAAGTTGGCTCGGGACGAGCAGGTGGTGGTCATTGCCTCGCTGTTCGAACGCCGTGCCCCGGGTCTCTATCACAACACCGCTGCGGTCATTGATGCCGACGGGTCCCTAGCCGGGATCTACCGCAAGATGCACATCCCGGACGATCCCCTGTACTATGAAAAGTTCTATTTCACCCCGGGGGACCTCGGCTTTCGCGCTTTTGCCACCCGGCATGCGCGTGTGGGCGTTCTGATCTGCTGGGACCAATGGTATCCGGAGGCCGCCCGACTCACCGCTCTGCAGGGTGCCGAGATCCTTTTCTATCCCACCGCCATCGGCTGGCATCCCTCGGAAAAGGCCGAGCATGGCCAAACGCAGCACGACGCCTGGGAGATCATCCAGCGCAGCCACGCCGTCGCCAACGGGTGTTATGTGGCTGCCGTCAACCGCGTGGGGCACGAGCGCCTCCCCGAAGCCCCCGGCGACGGCATCGAGTTTTGGGGGCAGAGCTTTGTTGCGGGTCCTTCCGGCGAAATCCTGGCAAGGGCCTCGGCCGACCGGGAAGAGATCCTGGTAACGGAGCTGGACCTTGACGCTTTGGACCTCACACGTACGCATTGGCCATTCCTGCGGGATCGACGGATCGACGCGTATGAGGGGTTGACCCGTCGATGGATCGACCCTTCAGCCCCTCCCGCCAGTCGCTGA
- the polX gene encoding DNA polymerase/3'-5' exonuclease PolX gives MNKEQVAAILTEIGTLLELKGENPFKTRAYLNAARAIESLDEPLEKVVAEGRLDQIKGIGESLRDKITELVTTGRLGYYEELKASIPPGLIELLEIPGLGPKRILTLREKLGIESVDALEKACREGKVATLPGFGEKTQANLLEGIERRRKFASQHLLIEVWSAAEPLLEFLRQHPDVIRCSPAGSLRRNKEVIGDLDLLASSKNPKQVLEDFTRQPAVTKVLAKGDTKASVLLEGGLQADLRVVADREFPFAQIYFTGSKQHNIVMRQRAIERGLRLNEYGLFRSKEETRDPKLLIPCKDEAEVFQQLGLHYIPPELREDLGEFEAAEKGPIPRLLEWTDLKGSLHNHTTWSDGHMTLEETVQLARSLGLAYWAVTDHSRSSFQANGLDPQRLRQQIRAIREINQRLEDEGADFHLLAGTEVDILRDRLDFDDDLLAELDFVIASLHVPANNEAENTKRLIRAAQNRFVHALGHPTGRLLLERDPYPVNLDAVIEACAETGTWIELNCNPHRFDMDWRHWPAALRKGVRCVLGPDAHRREHVAYLKLGVGIARKGWLQPRDVINTLPWPQLLKALQRKRQKL, from the coding sequence ATGAACAAGGAACAAGTGGCGGCCATCCTCACCGAAATTGGGACCCTGCTGGAGCTCAAGGGGGAAAACCCGTTCAAAACGCGCGCCTATCTGAATGCCGCCCGGGCCATTGAGAGCCTGGATGAACCCCTCGAAAAGGTCGTCGCCGAGGGCCGTTTGGACCAGATCAAGGGCATCGGCGAGAGTCTCCGCGACAAGATCACGGAACTGGTGACCACGGGCCGGCTGGGCTACTATGAGGAGCTGAAGGCCTCCATCCCGCCCGGACTCATCGAGCTGCTCGAAATCCCCGGGCTCGGCCCCAAACGCATCCTCACCCTCAGGGAAAAACTCGGCATTGAGTCGGTGGATGCCCTTGAGAAAGCCTGTCGCGAGGGCAAGGTGGCCACGCTGCCCGGCTTCGGAGAAAAAACCCAGGCCAACCTGCTCGAGGGCATTGAGCGGCGCCGGAAATTCGCGTCCCAGCATCTCCTCATCGAGGTGTGGAGCGCCGCCGAGCCGTTGCTGGAGTTTCTGCGACAGCATCCCGACGTGATCCGTTGCAGCCCCGCTGGAAGCCTGCGCCGGAACAAGGAAGTCATCGGGGACCTGGACCTGCTTGCCTCCAGCAAAAATCCGAAGCAGGTCCTGGAGGATTTCACCCGGCAACCGGCCGTGACCAAGGTGCTGGCCAAGGGCGACACCAAGGCCAGCGTCCTGCTCGAAGGCGGTCTGCAGGCCGACCTGCGGGTTGTGGCCGACCGCGAGTTCCCCTTCGCGCAGATTTATTTCACCGGAAGCAAACAGCACAACATCGTCATGCGCCAGCGCGCCATCGAACGGGGTCTCCGCCTCAACGAATACGGCCTGTTCCGGTCCAAGGAGGAAACCCGCGATCCGAAACTTCTGATCCCCTGCAAGGACGAAGCCGAGGTGTTCCAGCAGCTCGGCCTCCACTACATCCCGCCCGAGCTCCGCGAAGACCTGGGCGAGTTTGAAGCCGCGGAAAAAGGCCCGATTCCACGCCTGCTCGAATGGACCGACCTCAAAGGTTCGCTCCACAACCACACCACCTGGAGCGACGGCCACATGACCCTTGAGGAAACCGTCCAACTGGCACGTTCCCTCGGCCTGGCCTACTGGGCCGTCACCGACCACTCCCGATCCTCCTTCCAGGCCAACGGGCTGGATCCCCAACGGCTGCGGCAACAAATCCGGGCCATCCGCGAGATCAACCAAAGGCTCGAAGACGAGGGCGCCGATTTCCATCTGCTGGCCGGCACGGAGGTGGATATTTTGCGCGACCGACTGGATTTCGACGATGATCTTCTGGCCGAACTGGATTTTGTGATTGCCAGCCTGCACGTCCCCGCCAACAACGAGGCCGAAAACACCAAACGGCTGATCCGCGCCGCCCAAAACCGGTTCGTCCATGCGCTCGGCCACCCCACCGGTCGACTGCTCCTTGAGCGCGACCCCTACCCTGTCAACCTCGACGCCGTGATCGAGGCCTGTGCCGAAACCGGCACCTGGATCGAACTCAACTGCAACCCCCACCGGTTCGACATGGACTGGCGCCACTGGCCGGCGGCACTTCGCAAAGGCGTCCGGTGCGTGCTCGGGCCCGATGCGCACCGGCGCGAGCACGTGGCATATCTGAAACTCGGGGTGGGCATCGCCCGTAAAGGGTGGCTTCAACCACGCGACGTCATCAACACCCTGCCCTGGCCACAACTCCTCAAGGCGCTGCAAAGGAAGCGGCAGAAGCTCTGA
- the mobA gene encoding NTP transferase domain-containing protein — translation MILAGGASTRMGRDKATLIWQGRTLLERQLALVRSVEPAELFVSARDDARYEGLDAPILRDRFPDSGPLAGIERALDAAATEHVLVVAVDLPALTADFLRRLLGRCDERTGVVPVWRGAWEPLVAVYPKRCHGLAVDLLARCRPAARMFAERCRAEGAIRPWPLRATEAECLRNCNTPAEWEALQARSRTAF, via the coding sequence GTGATCCTGGCGGGTGGAGCGTCCACCCGCATGGGGCGCGACAAGGCCACGCTGATCTGGCAGGGCCGGACACTGTTGGAGCGGCAGTTGGCACTGGTCCGATCCGTGGAGCCCGCGGAGCTGTTTGTTTCCGCCCGCGACGATGCGCGGTATGAGGGATTGGACGCGCCGATCCTCCGGGACCGGTTCCCGGACTCCGGACCGCTGGCGGGGATTGAACGGGCACTCGATGCGGCCGCCACGGAGCATGTGCTGGTGGTGGCGGTGGATTTGCCGGCGCTGACCGCGGATTTTTTACGGCGGTTGCTGGGGCGTTGTGACGAAAGGACGGGGGTGGTGCCGGTCTGGCGCGGCGCATGGGAACCTCTCGTGGCCGTCTACCCCAAACGATGTCATGGTCTGGCAGTCGATCTTTTGGCGCGATGCCGTCCCGCAGCCCGAATGTTTGCCGAACGGTGCCGGGCCGAGGGTGCCATACGGCCCTGGCCACTCCGGGCCACGGAGGCTGAATGTCTTCGAAATTGCAACACACCGGCCGAATGGGAGGCATTGCAAGCGCGGAGTCGCACCGCGTTCTGA